From a region of the Paenibacillus lutimineralis genome:
- a CDS encoding stalk domain-containing protein encodes MVVRREVTGQGTAEKENKWVRMAANHGKKLMLVTMAGLIWIQPVVSLGPFSGNASTAHAAAEQTVKLSDDIITSGARLVKYQYTTTRSGKQVKVLTDVIEVDLTNPYVQLDVMTGKGGQLTTRQTVQGMTNDTGAVAGVNGDFFPMSGQGVAMGGAVSQGTVVTSPSQLEGMYAFAVTNDGTPMIDRFEFNGTVFAADGSTFPLSGINQEAYRTEPDKGYSHVNKMYIYTSAWKSETRPADSSTTPTEVLVLNGIVQQISVKSAIPGPVPADGYILRAHGQAADYIASHLSVGQQIDTNYELRSLASGQEINPANLKMMIGGHTLLVDQGKASQFTRPTTSISGSSAVARTAVGYSKDGKTAYIITAEKNNNSSGLTLSELQKFMTSIGVWKGLNLDGGGSTTMATRPLAETSTTLTFTTSNGSAGQRAVANGLGVFSTAPQGTLKGLKVSGPSTLLIGQTASYSLKGYDTYYNPVDASGIQASWKSDNGNVTWTGDGFKAVKSGKSQITAVSGDAKNSMNVTVLGGSDLDSLSAGISSAPLEAGTSVSVAVTATLKNGSTVTVPAEAVKWEMTGMKASVKDGVLSVQSVNAGTKVGYATPKYDGFSGTPIVFTTSSEQIWENFENTSYPVSFTGLPAEVKGTVAVVQGTDDRANSKVLKLDYDLTGGVGNKFGYAQLNGTTGKEIPKDSTKMTIDVLGDSSLNWLRAEFVDADGKSVYVDLTKQIDFTGWRTLTVDLTASAMKYPAKLKRLYVVNLEEGQDERALTGSVSFDNIRFTAPATDGGGTSLPSANAVMTIGQKTMLVNGQKKNMDVAPLLKNNTTYIPVKYVLDSFGGSATWNNTAKKITVTRETTVLELTVNKKEFILNGSKKQADVSPIIVDSRTLVPLRLVSEQLGIIVKWDKKTKSITLES; translated from the coding sequence ATGGTAGTCAGAAGAGAGGTAACTGGACAAGGGACGGCGGAAAAAGAGAACAAGTGGGTACGCATGGCAGCGAATCATGGGAAAAAGCTGATGCTGGTAACGATGGCCGGACTGATATGGATCCAGCCTGTAGTAAGCTTGGGACCATTTAGCGGGAATGCTTCAACCGCTCATGCGGCGGCGGAACAGACAGTTAAGTTGAGTGATGACATTATTACATCGGGTGCCAGACTCGTAAAATATCAATATACGACGACACGCTCGGGCAAGCAAGTCAAAGTGTTGACCGATGTGATTGAAGTCGATCTAACCAATCCATATGTACAACTAGATGTTATGACGGGCAAGGGGGGGCAATTAACGACTAGACAGACGGTCCAAGGCATGACGAATGACACGGGTGCCGTGGCTGGGGTTAATGGCGACTTCTTCCCAATGAGCGGACAAGGCGTGGCAATGGGCGGAGCGGTGTCTCAGGGAACAGTAGTAACGAGCCCTTCTCAGCTGGAGGGGATGTATGCGTTTGCTGTAACGAATGACGGGACACCAATGATTGATAGATTCGAGTTTAATGGAACGGTGTTTGCTGCAGATGGATCGACCTTCCCGCTTTCCGGTATCAATCAGGAGGCTTATCGGACGGAACCGGATAAAGGTTACAGCCATGTGAATAAAATGTATATCTACACCAGCGCGTGGAAGTCAGAGACGCGTCCTGCAGATAGTTCTACGACACCTACAGAGGTATTGGTTCTAAACGGTATCGTTCAACAGATTTCTGTGAAATCAGCGATTCCAGGACCCGTGCCTGCGGATGGGTATATTTTGCGTGCTCATGGACAAGCAGCGGATTATATTGCCAGTCACCTATCCGTTGGGCAGCAGATTGATACCAATTACGAGCTTCGTTCTCTGGCTAGTGGTCAAGAGATCAACCCGGCTAATCTTAAAATGATGATCGGTGGTCATACTTTGCTGGTCGATCAAGGGAAGGCTTCACAGTTTACCCGCCCGACGACTTCGATTAGCGGCAGCAGTGCAGTAGCGAGAACTGCAGTGGGCTACTCGAAGGATGGAAAAACAGCGTACATCATTACGGCGGAGAAGAACAATAACAGCAGCGGCTTGACGCTGTCAGAACTGCAGAAGTTCATGACCAGCATTGGTGTCTGGAAAGGTCTGAATCTTGACGGCGGTGGTTCGACAACGATGGCGACACGTCCGCTTGCGGAGACTTCGACTACACTGACCTTTACAACCTCGAATGGATCGGCGGGACAACGTGCCGTAGCGAATGGCCTTGGCGTATTCTCGACGGCTCCACAAGGAACGCTGAAGGGACTGAAGGTTAGCGGCCCGTCCACTTTATTGATTGGGCAGACTGCTTCCTATAGCTTGAAAGGCTACGATACTTACTACAACCCGGTCGATGCTTCAGGAATTCAAGCGAGCTGGAAGTCGGATAACGGGAATGTAACCTGGACGGGTGATGGCTTCAAAGCCGTTAAATCCGGCAAATCGCAAATTACCGCTGTAAGCGGAGATGCCAAGAATAGCATGAATGTTACCGTTCTTGGCGGCAGCGATCTGGATAGCTTGAGTGCAGGAATCTCCTCTGCACCGCTTGAGGCGGGAACTTCGGTTAGTGTGGCGGTAACGGCTACGCTGAAGAACGGCAGTACTGTAACGGTTCCGGCAGAAGCGGTGAAATGGGAAATGACCGGCATGAAGGCCAGCGTGAAGGATGGCGTACTTTCCGTGCAATCCGTAAATGCGGGTACGAAGGTGGGCTATGCGACTCCTAAATATGATGGCTTCAGTGGAACGCCAATCGTATTTACTACATCATCCGAGCAAATCTGGGAGAATTTTGAGAATACCTCTTATCCGGTATCATTCACAGGCTTGCCAGCTGAAGTGAAAGGAACTGTGGCAGTGGTGCAAGGGACGGACGATCGAGCAAATTCGAAGGTCCTGAAGCTTGACTATGACCTGACTGGCGGGGTAGGCAATAAATTTGGCTACGCCCAGCTGAATGGTACAACGGGCAAAGAAATTCCGAAGGATTCAACTAAGATGACGATCGACGTCCTGGGTGATTCCAGCTTGAATTGGCTGCGCGCTGAGTTCGTAGATGCGGACGGCAAGAGCGTCTATGTCGATTTGACCAAGCAGATTGATTTCACAGGCTGGAGAACGCTTACGGTTGATCTGACGGCAAGCGCCATGAAATATCCGGCCAAGCTCAAACGGCTCTATGTTGTGAATCTTGAAGAGGGCCAGGATGAGCGTGCGCTTACGGGCAGCGTATCCTTTGACAATATTCGTTTCACTGCTCCGGCTACGGATGGAGGCGGCACAAGTTTGCCTAGCGCCAATGCAGTGATGACCATTGGTCAGAAGACGATGCTCGTCAATGGACAGAAGAAGAATATGGATGTTGCTCCATTGCTGAAGAATAATACGACATATATTCCGGTTAAATATGTGCTTGACTCTTTTGGCGGCAGCGCGACCTGGAATA